One genomic segment of Amycolatopsis sp. Hca4 includes these proteins:
- a CDS encoding glycoside hydrolase family 57 protein: MSEGTFCLVVHSHLPWLPHHGSWPVGEEWLYQAWAHSYLPMVELLERFAAEGRRDVLTLGVTPVLAAQLDDPYSIRAFHDWLGHWQLRAQHAATLWRGDPLLRELAAAEYLTAVRAAEELGSRWRHGFSPLLRPLVDNSTIELLGGPLAHPFQPLLDPRVREFALNGGLADTALRLGTRPEGIWAPECGYAPGMENDYAAAGVRRFLVDGPSLRGETWAARPVGDTDVLAFGRDLEVTYRVWSPKAGYPGHAAYRDFHTWQHEVGLKAARVTGKTVEPQDKAPYDPSLAADVLGTHVKDFVDTVVTRLRSLKRQHGREALVVAAYDTELFGHWWHEGPAWLEGVLRALPEAGVRVTTLKGAMEAGHVGAPIDLPASSWGSGKDWRVWDGEQVKDMVAANSALQERLLDLARGLDRTARDVVADQAVAEAMLALESDWAFMVTKDSAADYARRRAVVHTERFDTLAGLLRRGDRARAEELAAAYRADDGPFGHLDARALKHD; the protein is encoded by the coding sequence ATGAGCGAGGGCACCTTCTGCCTCGTCGTGCACAGCCACCTGCCGTGGCTGCCGCACCACGGGAGCTGGCCGGTCGGCGAAGAGTGGCTCTACCAGGCGTGGGCGCACTCCTACCTGCCGATGGTCGAGCTCCTGGAACGCTTCGCCGCCGAAGGCCGCCGGGACGTGCTGACGCTCGGCGTGACGCCGGTGCTCGCCGCCCAGCTCGACGACCCGTACAGCATCCGGGCGTTCCACGACTGGCTCGGCCACTGGCAGCTGCGCGCCCAGCACGCGGCGACGCTGTGGCGCGGCGATCCGCTGCTGCGCGAGCTCGCCGCGGCCGAGTACCTGACCGCCGTCCGCGCGGCCGAAGAACTCGGGAGCCGGTGGCGGCACGGGTTCTCCCCCCTCCTTCGTCCATTGGTCGACAATTCGACGATCGAGCTGCTCGGCGGGCCCCTCGCGCACCCGTTCCAGCCGCTGCTGGACCCGCGGGTCCGGGAGTTCGCCCTCAACGGCGGGCTCGCCGACACGGCCCTGCGGCTGGGGACGCGACCCGAGGGAATCTGGGCCCCCGAGTGCGGCTACGCGCCTGGTATGGAAAACGACTACGCGGCCGCGGGCGTCCGGCGGTTCCTGGTCGACGGCCCGTCGCTGCGCGGCGAGACCTGGGCGGCGAGGCCCGTCGGCGACACCGACGTCCTCGCCTTCGGCCGGGATCTCGAAGTCACCTACCGCGTCTGGTCGCCGAAGGCCGGCTACCCCGGCCACGCCGCCTACCGCGACTTCCACACCTGGCAGCACGAGGTCGGGCTCAAGGCCGCGCGCGTCACCGGGAAGACGGTCGAGCCGCAGGACAAGGCGCCGTACGACCCGTCGCTCGCTGCCGATGTGCTGGGGACGCACGTCAAGGACTTCGTCGACACCGTCGTGACGCGGCTGCGGTCGCTGAAGCGGCAACACGGCCGTGAAGCGCTCGTGGTTGCCGCGTACGACACGGAGCTGTTCGGGCACTGGTGGCACGAGGGACCGGCCTGGCTGGAGGGCGTGCTGCGCGCGCTGCCGGAGGCCGGCGTGCGGGTGACGACGCTGAAGGGCGCGATGGAAGCCGGCCACGTCGGCGCGCCCATCGACCTGCCCGCGTCCTCGTGGGGGTCGGGCAAGGACTGGCGCGTCTGGGACGGCGAGCAGGTCAAGGACATGGTCGCCGCCAACAGCGCGCTGCAGGAGCGGCTGCTCGACCTGGCCCGGGGGCTGGACCGGACGGCGCGGGACGTCGTCGCCGACCAGGCCGTCGCCGAGGCGATGCTGGCGCTGGAGAGCGACTGGGCGTTCATGGTCACCAAGGACTCGGCCGCGGACTACGCCCGTCGTCGCGCGGTGGTCCACACCGAGCGCTTCGACACGCTGGCCGGGCTGCTGCGCCGCGGCGACCGCGCGCGGGCGGAGGAGCTCGCCGCGGCCTACCGGGCCGACGACGGACCGTTCGGGCACCTCGACGCCCGGGCGCTGAAGCACGACTGA
- a CDS encoding glutathione peroxidase: MGIHEIPLKTLDGRDSSLGEYAGKALLVVNVASKCGLTPQYSGLERLQERFGGQGFSVVGFPCNQFAGQEPGSAEEIQTFCSTTYGVTFPLFEKIDVNGEDRHPLYAELTETADAEGTAGDVQWNFEKFLIGADGEVLARFRPRTEPEDETVVKAIEAALPA, from the coding sequence ATGGGGATCCACGAAATTCCGCTCAAGACCCTCGACGGGCGGGACAGCTCGCTGGGCGAGTACGCCGGCAAGGCGCTGCTCGTGGTCAACGTCGCGTCGAAGTGCGGCCTGACCCCGCAGTACTCGGGTCTCGAGCGGCTGCAGGAACGCTTCGGCGGGCAGGGCTTCTCCGTTGTCGGTTTTCCGTGCAACCAGTTCGCCGGCCAGGAACCGGGCAGCGCGGAGGAGATCCAGACGTTCTGCTCGACGACCTACGGCGTCACGTTCCCGCTGTTCGAGAAGATCGACGTCAACGGCGAAGACCGGCACCCGCTCTACGCCGAGCTGACCGAGACCGCGGACGCCGAGGGCACCGCGGGCGACGTCCAGTGGAACTTCGAGAAGTTCCTGATCGGCGCCGACGGCGAGGTCCTGGCGCGGTTCCGGCCGCGCACCGAGCCGGAGGACGAGACGGTCGTCAAGGCCATCGAGGCCGCGCTGCCGGCTTGA
- a CDS encoding glycosyltransferase family 4 protein — protein MRVLMLSWEYPPVAIGGLARHVHALATHLARQGHEVVVLCRHAAGTDAGTHPRTDRVVEGVRIIRVAEDPMHVTFERDLVAWTLAMGHAMIRAAQDLLRTWQPDVVHAHDWLVAHPAIAIAEAARVPLVGTIHATEAGRHSGWLSHPLNQQVHSVEWWLANRADALITCSQAMRREVAYLFEVEADDVTVIHNGIEERGWQVPADEIARAREVYSPAGAPLLLFFGRLEWEKGVQDLLAALPRIRRRHPGTRVVVAGKGRHFDELVEQARKLRVRRAVDFVGHLSDRDLRAALAAADAVVLPSRYEPFGIVALEAAAAKAPLVASTAGGLGEVVVHGETGLAFSPGDVAALADAVTTVLSDADAAAERAQAAQSRLAADFDWGRIAEATAEVYRRAKPGEPVELPRPKIATGNAFEPVPAGIPEV, from the coding sequence ATGCGAGTGCTGATGCTGTCCTGGGAGTACCCGCCCGTGGCCATCGGGGGCCTGGCCCGGCACGTCCACGCGCTCGCGACGCACCTCGCCCGCCAGGGCCACGAGGTCGTGGTGCTCTGCCGGCACGCCGCGGGCACCGACGCCGGGACGCATCCCCGCACCGACCGCGTCGTCGAGGGCGTGCGGATCATCCGGGTCGCCGAGGACCCGATGCACGTGACCTTCGAACGGGACCTCGTCGCCTGGACGCTGGCCATGGGCCACGCCATGATCCGCGCCGCGCAGGACCTGCTGCGGACCTGGCAGCCCGACGTCGTCCACGCGCACGACTGGCTGGTCGCCCACCCGGCCATCGCGATCGCCGAGGCCGCGCGGGTGCCGCTGGTCGGCACCATCCACGCGACCGAAGCAGGGCGGCACTCCGGGTGGCTGTCGCACCCGCTGAACCAGCAGGTCCACTCGGTGGAGTGGTGGCTGGCGAACCGCGCCGACGCGCTGATCACCTGCTCGCAGGCGATGCGGCGCGAGGTCGCGTACCTCTTCGAGGTCGAGGCGGACGACGTCACGGTGATCCACAACGGGATCGAGGAGCGTGGCTGGCAGGTGCCCGCGGACGAGATCGCCCGCGCCCGCGAGGTCTACAGCCCGGCCGGTGCGCCGCTGTTGCTCTTTTTCGGACGACTCGAGTGGGAGAAGGGCGTGCAGGACCTGCTGGCCGCCCTCCCCCGCATCCGGCGCCGCCACCCGGGCACCCGCGTGGTCGTTGCCGGAAAAGGACGACACTTCGACGAGCTGGTCGAACAGGCGCGGAAACTGCGGGTGCGGCGGGCGGTCGACTTCGTCGGGCACCTCTCGGACCGCGACCTCCGCGCGGCGCTGGCCGCGGCCGACGCCGTGGTGCTGCCCAGCCGGTACGAGCCGTTCGGCATCGTCGCCCTGGAGGCCGCGGCCGCGAAGGCGCCGCTGGTCGCGTCGACGGCCGGCGGCCTCGGCGAAGTCGTCGTCCACGGTGAGACCGGCCTGGCGTTCAGCCCCGGCGACGTCGCCGCACTGGCCGACGCGGTGACGACGGTGCTCTCCGACGCCGACGCGGCGGCCGAGCGGGCGCAGGCCGCGCAGTCCCGGCTGGCCGCGGACTTCGATTGGGGCCGGATCGCCGAAGCGACGGCCGAGGTCTACCGGCGAGCGAAGCCGGGCGAACCGGTCGAGCTGCCGCGGCCCAAGATCGCGACCGGCAACGCCTTCGAGCCGGTGCCGGCCGGGATCCCGGAAGTCTAG
- a CDS encoding trans-aconitate 2-methyltransferase, whose product MTTSTFGGEVSEYYQRFRRGYPSEVADVLATAFALSGDDLVLDLGCGTGQLTRALAPRVGAVLGMDPEPAMLAQARRATAEPNVGWLLGADSDVGALQAVLGPRRLAAVTVAQALHWMDHERLFAAVRPLLRPGGGVAVVTNGEPLWLQDTPWSAALRDVVSAYLGTLVHRTCGTDDASQERYAKALAAAGYAVSSTVVEYSAPLSVDELAGGVFSAMSPDQLPAPDARPAFTERIRAAVAPHGPLREHVRVRLLTGSR is encoded by the coding sequence ATGACCACGTCGACGTTCGGCGGCGAAGTGAGCGAGTACTACCAGCGCTTCCGCCGCGGCTATCCATCCGAGGTGGCGGACGTGCTGGCCACGGCGTTCGCGCTGAGCGGCGACGACCTGGTCCTGGACCTCGGCTGCGGCACCGGCCAGCTCACCCGGGCCCTGGCGCCCCGGGTCGGCGCCGTGCTGGGCATGGACCCGGAGCCGGCGATGCTGGCCCAGGCCCGGCGGGCGACGGCGGAGCCGAACGTCGGCTGGCTGCTGGGCGCGGACTCCGACGTCGGTGCGCTGCAGGCCGTCCTCGGTCCGCGGCGCCTGGCCGCGGTGACGGTCGCGCAGGCGTTGCACTGGATGGACCACGAGCGGCTGTTCGCGGCGGTCCGCCCCCTGCTGCGTCCGGGCGGCGGAGTCGCGGTGGTGACCAACGGCGAGCCGCTGTGGCTGCAGGACACGCCGTGGTCGGCGGCGCTGCGGGACGTCGTCTCCGCCTACCTCGGTACGCTGGTCCACCGGACCTGCGGCACCGACGACGCGAGCCAGGAGCGGTACGCGAAGGCCCTCGCGGCCGCCGGGTACGCCGTGAGCTCGACGGTCGTCGAGTACTCCGCACCGCTCAGCGTCGACGAATTGGCCGGTGGCGTTTTTTCGGCAATGAGCCCCGACCAGCTGCCCGCCCCGGATGCGCGGCCGGCGTTCACCGAGCGCATCCGGGCGGCGGTCGCCCCGCACGGGCCGCTGCGGGAACACGTCCGGGTCCGGTTGCTGACCGGAAGCCGGTGA
- a CDS encoding nuclear transport factor 2 family protein: MTPRPPFPPFDEDTARQKVQAAEDAWNTRDPERVSLAYTEDSVWRNRDQYVVGRAQIVEFLTAKWARELDYALRKELWGFRGNRIAVRFQYESRTAEGQWFRSYGNELWEFSDEGLMRRREASINDVPIAEADRRIFGPRPESEHGVLLPVF, translated from the coding sequence ATGACCCCGCGTCCGCCGTTCCCGCCGTTCGACGAGGACACCGCCCGCCAGAAGGTCCAGGCCGCCGAGGACGCGTGGAACACCCGCGACCCGGAGCGCGTCTCGCTCGCCTATACCGAGGACTCGGTCTGGCGCAATCGCGACCAATACGTCGTCGGCCGCGCGCAGATCGTCGAGTTCCTGACCGCGAAGTGGGCCCGCGAGCTGGACTACGCCCTGCGTAAGGAGCTGTGGGGCTTTCGCGGCAACCGCATCGCCGTCCGGTTCCAGTACGAGTCCCGCACCGCCGAGGGCCAGTGGTTCCGCAGCTACGGCAACGAGCTCTGGGAGTTCAGTGACGAAGGCCTGATGCGCCGCCGCGAAGCGAGCATCAACGACGTCCCGATCGCCGAAGCCGACCGCCGCATCTTCGGCCCGCGACCGGAGTCCGAGCACGGCGTGTTGCTGCCGGTCTTCTGA
- a CDS encoding TetR/AcrR family transcriptional regulator: protein MDSTEATDRLLEAAEDLFYAHGVQAVGMDAVRARSGVSLKRLYQCFPAKNDLVEAYLLRRDERWRRSLREFVHARGDDPLAVFGWLKNWFAEPGFRGCAFVNSFGEFGEPTPGIAAAIRKHKDEVRGYLRGLVSDQGTADQLFALVEGATVLAAITGDPREADTAGEAAKVLLKALV from the coding sequence ATGGATTCCACGGAGGCGACCGACCGGCTGTTGGAGGCCGCCGAGGACCTCTTCTACGCCCACGGCGTGCAGGCGGTCGGGATGGACGCCGTCCGCGCACGGTCCGGCGTCTCGCTCAAGCGGCTCTACCAGTGTTTCCCGGCGAAGAACGACCTGGTCGAGGCCTACCTGCTCCGCCGCGACGAACGCTGGCGGAGGTCGTTGCGCGAATTCGTCCACGCCCGCGGCGACGACCCCCTGGCCGTCTTCGGCTGGCTGAAGAACTGGTTCGCCGAGCCGGGCTTCCGGGGCTGCGCGTTCGTCAACTCCTTCGGCGAGTTCGGCGAACCCACCCCCGGCATCGCCGCCGCGATCCGCAAGCACAAGGACGAGGTCCGGGGCTACCTGCGTGGTCTGGTTTCCGACCAGGGCACCGCGGACCAGCTGTTCGCCCTGGTCGAGGGCGCGACCGTGCTCGCCGCCATCACCGGCGACCCACGCGAAGCGGACACGGCAGGCGAAGCGGCGAAGGTGCTCCTGAAAGCCCTCGTGTGA
- the aceB gene encoding malate synthase A, which yields MVDRLNYRIEVTGPVEGRFAEILTPAALDFLAKLDNTFAGRRRELLDARRTRREELQSGEKPLGFLPETRRIREDESWHVAPTAPGLEDRRVEITGPTDRKMTVNALNSGAKVWLADFEDATSPTWHNVIDGQINLYDAIRRNIDFTTEAGKHYTIGDDPATIVARPRGWHLVEKHIRIDGRPVSASLVDFGLYFFHNARQLLARGVGPYFYLPKLENHLEARLWNDVFLLAQRELGIPRGTIRATVLIETITAAFEMDEILYELREHAAGLNAGRWDYIFSLIKNFAAHGADFVLPDRAQVTMTVPFMRAYTELLVSTCHKRGAHAIGGMAAFIPSKDPAVNEIAVEKVRADKEREAGDGFDGSWVAHPGLVPICREVFDGVLGGWPNQLGKLRDDVHVTAEDLLDVASAGGEVTEAGVRANINVALRYVDAWLRGTGAAAIHNLMEDAATAEIARCQVWQWIRNGTKLEDGTALTRELAVEFLHDELASVRAELGEGNRLDDAYEIFTETALGEKLPSFLTTGAYARYLTDAR from the coding sequence ATGGTTGATCGGCTGAACTACCGCATCGAGGTCACCGGCCCGGTCGAGGGCCGGTTCGCCGAGATCCTGACCCCGGCGGCACTCGACTTCCTGGCCAAGCTGGACAACACGTTCGCCGGCCGCCGACGCGAGCTGCTCGACGCCCGCCGCACGCGGCGCGAGGAACTGCAGTCCGGGGAGAAGCCGCTCGGCTTCCTGCCCGAGACCCGGCGGATCCGCGAGGACGAGTCGTGGCACGTGGCCCCGACCGCGCCGGGCCTGGAGGACCGCCGCGTCGAGATCACCGGCCCGACCGACCGCAAGATGACGGTCAACGCGCTGAACTCCGGCGCCAAGGTCTGGCTGGCGGACTTCGAGGACGCGACGTCGCCGACGTGGCACAACGTCATCGACGGCCAGATCAACCTCTACGACGCCATCCGCCGCAACATCGACTTCACCACCGAAGCGGGCAAGCACTACACGATCGGCGACGACCCGGCGACGATCGTCGCGCGCCCCCGCGGCTGGCACCTGGTCGAGAAGCACATCCGCATCGACGGCCGTCCGGTGTCGGCGAGCCTGGTCGACTTCGGCCTGTACTTCTTCCACAACGCGCGCCAGCTGCTCGCCCGCGGTGTCGGCCCGTACTTCTACCTGCCGAAGCTGGAGAACCACCTCGAAGCGCGTCTCTGGAACGACGTTTTCCTGCTGGCCCAGCGCGAACTCGGCATCCCGCGCGGCACGATCCGCGCCACCGTGCTGATCGAGACGATCACCGCCGCGTTCGAGATGGACGAGATCCTCTACGAGCTGCGCGAGCACGCCGCGGGCCTCAACGCCGGCCGCTGGGACTACATCTTCAGCCTCATCAAGAACTTCGCCGCGCACGGCGCCGACTTCGTGCTGCCGGACCGCGCGCAGGTCACGATGACCGTGCCGTTCATGCGGGCCTACACCGAACTGCTGGTGAGCACCTGCCACAAGCGTGGCGCGCACGCCATCGGCGGTATGGCCGCGTTCATCCCGAGCAAGGACCCTGCGGTCAACGAGATCGCCGTCGAGAAGGTCCGCGCGGACAAGGAACGGGAGGCCGGCGACGGTTTCGACGGCTCCTGGGTCGCGCACCCCGGCCTGGTCCCGATCTGCCGCGAAGTCTTCGACGGCGTCCTCGGCGGCTGGCCCAACCAGCTCGGCAAGCTCCGCGACGACGTCCACGTCACCGCCGAGGACCTGCTCGACGTGGCCAGCGCCGGCGGCGAGGTCACCGAGGCGGGCGTGCGCGCGAACATCAACGTCGCGCTGCGGTACGTCGACGCGTGGCTGCGCGGCACCGGCGCGGCGGCGATCCACAACCTGATGGAGGACGCGGCCACCGCGGAGATCGCGCGCTGCCAGGTGTGGCAGTGGATCCGCAACGGCACGAAGCTCGAGGACGGCACGGCGCTGACCCGCGAGCTGGCGGTCGAGTTCCTGCACGACGAGCTCGCCTCGGTCCGGGCCGAACTGGGCGAGGGCAACCGCCTCGACGACGCGTACGAGATCTTCACCGAAACCGCGCTGGGCGAGAAGCTGCCGAGCTTCCTCACCACGGGTGCCTACGCGCGGTACCTCACGGACGCCCGGTAG
- the aceA gene encoding isocitrate lyase, translating into MTEQAKQAAAELAAQWANDPRWAGVQRSYSADDVIKLRGSVVEEHTLARRGAEKLWDLLHTEDYVHALGALTGNQAVQQVRAGLQAIYLSGWQVAADANLSGQTYPDQSLYPANSVPAVVRRINNALGRADQINWAEGNTDIDWYAPIVADAEAGFGGPLNAFELMKGMIAAGAAGVHWEDQLASEKKCGHLGGKVLIPTKQHERTLNAARLASDVLNVPTLVVARTDAQAATLLTSDVDERDQQFLTGGRTAEGFYEVRNGIEPCIERGLAYAQYADLLWMETSEPDLEVARKYAEAIKAKFPDQMLAYNCSPSFNWKKHLDDATIAKFQRELGHMGYKFQFITLAGFHALNYSMFDLAHGYAREGMTAYVDLQEREFASESRGYTATKHQREVGTGYFDNVATALNPESSTTALKGSTEEAQFH; encoded by the coding sequence ATGACGGAACAGGCCAAGCAGGCGGCCGCGGAGCTGGCCGCGCAGTGGGCGAACGACCCCCGCTGGGCGGGCGTGCAGCGCTCCTACTCGGCCGATGACGTGATCAAGCTGCGCGGCAGCGTGGTCGAGGAGCACACGCTGGCCCGCCGTGGCGCGGAGAAGCTGTGGGACCTGCTGCACACCGAGGACTACGTCCACGCGCTCGGCGCCCTGACCGGTAACCAGGCCGTCCAGCAGGTCCGTGCGGGCCTGCAGGCCATCTACCTGTCGGGCTGGCAGGTCGCGGCCGACGCGAACCTGTCGGGCCAGACCTACCCGGACCAGAGCCTCTACCCGGCCAACTCGGTGCCGGCCGTGGTCCGCCGCATCAACAACGCGCTGGGCCGCGCGGACCAGATCAACTGGGCCGAGGGCAACACCGACATCGACTGGTACGCCCCGATCGTCGCCGACGCCGAGGCGGGCTTCGGTGGCCCGCTCAACGCGTTCGAGCTGATGAAGGGCATGATCGCGGCCGGTGCCGCGGGCGTGCACTGGGAGGACCAGCTCGCCTCCGAGAAGAAGTGTGGTCACCTCGGCGGCAAGGTCCTCATCCCGACCAAGCAGCACGAGCGCACGCTGAACGCCGCGCGCCTCGCGTCCGACGTGCTCAACGTGCCGACCCTGGTCGTCGCCCGCACCGACGCCCAGGCCGCGACCCTGCTGACCAGCGACGTCGACGAGCGCGACCAGCAGTTCCTCACCGGCGGCCGCACCGCCGAGGGCTTCTACGAGGTCCGCAACGGCATCGAGCCGTGCATCGAGCGCGGCCTGGCCTACGCCCAGTACGCCGACCTGCTCTGGATGGAGACCTCCGAGCCAGACCTCGAGGTGGCGCGCAAGTACGCCGAGGCGATCAAGGCGAAGTTCCCGGACCAGATGCTGGCCTACAACTGCTCGCCGTCGTTCAACTGGAAGAAGCACCTGGACGACGCCACGATCGCGAAGTTCCAGCGCGAGCTCGGCCACATGGGCTACAAGTTCCAGTTCATCACGCTGGCCGGCTTCCACGCGCTGAACTACTCGATGTTCGACCTGGCGCACGGCTACGCCCGCGAGGGCATGACCGCCTACGTCGACCTGCAGGAGCGCGAGTTCGCCTCGGAGAGCCGCGGCTACACCGCCACCAAGCACCAGCGCGAGGTCGGCACCGGCTACTTCGACAACGTCGCGACGGCGCTGAACCCGGAGAGCTCGACCACCGCGCTCAAGGGCTCCACCGAAGAAGCCCAGTTCCACTGA
- a CDS encoding short-chain fatty acyl-CoA regulator family protein has product MEKTFAGARLRHLRESRSMSQADLARVLEISPSYLNQIEHNSRPLTVPVLLRITQAFGVDTEFFANNDTSRLVADVKEALLDEVLGVDVTTSELNELATNLPAIAQALVKLHRSYRNAVENTAVLTTENGLGLHGSAAAPLPHEEVRDFFYERENYVAELDDRAEKMAADIPLQRGQVLGALKERLSQRYGVEVTSEGIDEAAGQQHRYEPVTRVLRLAPSLRVGQQAFRMASQIALLEYDDLITELADSWAFSGPAARSLARVGLANYFAGALILPYGPFLATAERFRYDIERLCDHYGVGFETVCHRLSTLQRPKQRGVPFSFVRVDRAGNMSKRQSAAGFHFSRVGGACPLWNIYEAFTQPGKILTQIATLPDGKSYFWIARTVSRNIGGYGSPGKTFTVGLGCELRHAGRLVYSTGLDLDEPAAATPIGMGCKVCERPACSQRAFPTIGKQLTVDENTSTFVPYPAVPKG; this is encoded by the coding sequence ATGGAGAAGACTTTCGCCGGCGCGCGGCTGCGCCACCTCCGCGAAAGCCGCTCGATGAGCCAGGCCGATCTCGCTCGTGTGCTGGAGATCTCACCCAGCTACCTCAACCAGATCGAGCACAACTCGCGCCCGCTGACCGTGCCGGTGCTGCTGCGGATCACCCAGGCGTTCGGCGTCGACACGGAGTTCTTCGCCAACAACGACACGTCCCGGCTGGTCGCCGACGTCAAGGAAGCCCTGCTCGACGAGGTCCTCGGCGTCGACGTGACCACGAGCGAGCTCAACGAGCTGGCCACGAACCTCCCGGCGATCGCCCAGGCCCTGGTCAAGCTGCACCGCAGCTACCGCAACGCCGTCGAGAACACCGCCGTGCTGACCACGGAAAACGGGCTGGGCCTGCACGGCAGCGCCGCCGCGCCGCTGCCGCACGAGGAGGTCCGCGACTTCTTCTACGAGCGCGAGAACTACGTCGCCGAGCTGGACGACCGCGCCGAGAAGATGGCCGCCGACATCCCGCTCCAGCGCGGGCAGGTCCTCGGCGCGCTGAAGGAACGCCTTTCGCAGCGCTACGGCGTCGAGGTGACCAGCGAGGGCATCGACGAAGCCGCCGGCCAGCAGCACCGCTACGAGCCGGTGACGCGCGTGCTGCGGTTGGCGCCGAGCCTGCGCGTCGGGCAGCAGGCGTTCCGGATGGCTTCGCAGATCGCGCTGCTCGAGTACGACGACCTCATCACCGAGCTGGCCGACTCGTGGGCGTTTTCCGGCCCGGCCGCCCGGTCGCTCGCCCGCGTCGGCCTGGCGAACTACTTCGCCGGGGCGCTGATCCTGCCCTACGGGCCGTTCCTGGCCACGGCCGAGCGGTTCCGCTACGACATCGAGCGGCTCTGCGACCACTACGGCGTCGGCTTCGAGACCGTGTGCCACCGGTTGTCGACCCTGCAGCGACCGAAGCAGCGGGGCGTGCCGTTCTCCTTCGTGCGGGTGGACCGGGCCGGGAACATGTCGAAGCGGCAGTCCGCGGCCGGGTTCCACTTCTCCCGGGTAGGCGGCGCCTGTCCGCTCTGGAACATCTACGAGGCGTTCACCCAGCCGGGCAAGATCCTCACCCAGATCGCCACCCTGCCCGACGGCAAGAGCTACTTCTGGATCGCGCGCACGGTGTCGCGCAACATCGGCGGCTACGGCAGCCCCGGCAAGACGTTCACCGTCGGCCTCGGCTGCGAACTGCGCCACGCCGGGCGGCTGGTCTACTCGACCGGCCTGGACCTCGACGAACCCGCCGCCGCGACGCCGATCGGGATGGGCTGCAAGGTCTGCGAACGCCCGGCCTGCTCGCAGCGGGCGTTCCCGACGATCGGCAAGCAGCTCACCGTGGACGAGAACACCAGCACCTTCGTCCCGTACCCGGCGGTGCCCAAGGGCTGA
- a CDS encoding DUF2510 domain-containing protein — MAERVRTGCHNCKRCTNSAVAEFGRRQGKLWANVATAGGVAVVQAFTPNCRACGHKLSLHDRGGESHGNAYPAPVTARPSAGQGPPPGWYAQPGAPGVLRWWDGTRWTEHTQAPPR; from the coding sequence ATGGCCGAACGGGTCAGGACGGGCTGCCACAACTGCAAGCGGTGCACCAACTCGGCGGTCGCCGAATTCGGGCGCCGGCAGGGCAAGCTCTGGGCCAACGTCGCGACGGCGGGCGGGGTCGCGGTCGTGCAGGCCTTCACCCCGAACTGCCGGGCGTGCGGGCACAAGCTGAGCCTCCACGACCGCGGCGGCGAAAGCCACGGCAACGCCTACCCCGCGCCGGTGACGGCCCGGCCGTCGGCGGGCCAGGGGCCGCCGCCCGGCTGGTACGCCCAGCCGGGCGCCCCCGGCGTCCTGCGCTGGTGGGACGGGACCCGCTGGACCGAGCACACGCAGGCGCCGCCGCGCTGA
- a CDS encoding SigE family RNA polymerase sigma factor yields the protein MDAGFTEYVTARAGWLRKVAYLLCGDWHRADDLVQSAVTRLYTNWPRASRADNVDGYARRTLVNTYLAEQRTSWWRRVDLREKDHDPPRPGPDVELALDLRAALERLPPRQRATVVLRYFCDLPVAETARALGCSDGTVKSQTAKAVDALRELLREPIREGRP from the coding sequence ATGGACGCCGGATTCACCGAGTACGTGACCGCGCGGGCGGGGTGGCTGCGCAAAGTCGCGTACTTGCTCTGCGGCGACTGGCACCGGGCCGACGACCTGGTCCAGTCGGCGGTTACCCGGCTCTACACGAACTGGCCGCGGGCGTCCCGCGCGGACAACGTCGACGGTTACGCCCGCCGCACGCTGGTCAACACCTACCTGGCCGAACAGCGCACGTCGTGGTGGCGCCGGGTGGATTTGCGCGAAAAGGACCACGACCCGCCCAGGCCGGGCCCGGACGTCGAACTGGCCCTCGACCTGCGGGCGGCCCTGGAACGACTGCCGCCCCGCCAGCGCGCGACCGTCGTCCTGCGCTACTTCTGCGACCTCCCGGTCGCGGAGACCGCGCGGGCGCTGGGCTGTTCCGATGGCACCGTCAAGAGCCAGACCGCGAAGGCCGTGGACGCGCTTCGCGAGCTGTTGCGCGAACCGATCCGGGAGGGACGACCGTGA